Proteins co-encoded in one Rattus rattus isolate New Zealand chromosome 5, Rrattus_CSIRO_v1, whole genome shotgun sequence genomic window:
- the Src gene encoding proto-oncogene tyrosine-protein kinase Src isoform X1, with amino-acid sequence MGSNKSKPKDASQRRRSLEPAENVHGAGGAFPASQTPSKPASADGHRGPSAAFVPPAAAEPKLFGGFNSSDTVTSPQRAGPLAGGVTTFVALYDYESRTETDLSFKKGERLQIVNNTRKVDVREGDWWLAHSLSTGQTGYIPSNYVAPSDSIQAEEWYFGKITRRESERLLLNAENPRGTFLVRESETTKGAYCLSVSDFDNAKGLNVKHYKIRKLDSGGFYITSRTQFNSLQQLVAYYSKHADGLCHRLTTVCPTSKPQTQGLAKDAWEIPRESLRLEVKLGQGCFGEVWMGTWNGTTRVAIKTLKPGTMSPEAFLQEAQVMKKLRHEKLVQLYAVVSEEPIYIVTEYMNKGSLLDFLKGETGKYLRLPQLVDMSAQIASGMAYVERMNYVHRDLRAANILVGENLVCKVADFGLARLIEDNEYTARQGAKFPIKWTAPEAALYGRFTIKSDVWSFGILLTELTTKGRVPYPGMVNREVLDQVERGYRMPCPPECPESLHDLMCQCWRKEPEERPTFEYLQAFLEDYFTSTEPQYQPGENL; translated from the exons ATGGGCAGCAACAAGAGCAAGCCCAAGGACGCCAGCCAGAGGCGCCGCAGCCTGGAGCCCGCGGAGAACGTGCATGGGGCAGGTGGCGCCTTCCCTGCCTCACAGACACCAAGCAAGCCTGCCTCCGCCGATGGCCACCGCGGGCCCAGTGCCGCCTTTGTGCCCCCCGCGGCCGCCGAGCCCAAGCTCTTCGGAGGCTTCAACTCCTCGGACACTGTCACCTCCCCACAAAGGGCGGGGCCCCTGGCAG GTGGGGTGACTACCTTTGTGGCCCTCTATGACTATGAGTCACGGACAGAGACTGACCTGTCCTTCAAGAAAGGGGAGCGGCTGCAGATTGTCAATAACAC GAGGAAGGTGGATGTCAG AGAGGGAGACTGGTGGCTGGCACACTCGCTGAGCACCGGACAGACCGGTTACATCCCCAGTAACTATGTGGCGCCCTCCGACTCCATCCAGGCTGAGGA GTGGTACTTTGGCAAGATCACTAGACGGGAATCAGAGCGGCTACTTCTCAACGCCGAGAACCCCAGAGGGACCTTCCTCGTGAGGGAGAGTGAGACCACAAAAG GTGCCTACTGCCTCTCTGTATCCGACTTTGACAATGCCAAGGGCCTAAATGTGAAACACTACAAGATCCGGAAACTGGACAGTGGCGGATTCTACATCACCTCCCGCACGCAATTCAACAGCCTGCAGCAGCTTGTGGCTTACTACTCCA AACATGCTGATGGCCTGTGTCACCGTCTCACTACCGTGTGTCCCACATCCAAGCCTCAGACCCAGGGCCTGGCCAAGGATGCGTGGGAGATCCCCCGGGAGTCCCTGCGGCTGGAGGTCAAGCTGGGCCAGGGTTGCTTCGGAGAGGTGTGGATGG GGACCTGGAACGGCACCACGAGGGTTGCCATCAAAACCCTGAAGCCAGGCACCATGTCTCCAGAGGCCTTCCTGCAGGAGGCCCAAgtcatgaagaaactgaggcatgagaAGCTGGTGCAGCTGTATGCCGTGGTGTCAGAAGAACCCATTTACATTGTGACGGAGTACATGAACAAGG ggagTCTGCTGGACTTTCTCAAGGGGGAAACGGGCAAATACTTGCGGCTACCCCAGCTGGTGGACATGTCTGCTCAG ATTGCTTCAGGCATGGCCTATGTGGAGCGGATGAACTATGTGCACCGGGACCTCCGAGCCGCCAATATCCTGGTTGGCGAGAACCTGGTGTGCAAAGTGGCCGACTTTGGGCTGGCCCGGCTCATAGAGGACAACGAATACACAGCTCGGCAAG GTGCCAAATTCCCCATCAAGTGGACCGCCCCTGAAGCGGCTCTGTACGGCAGGTTCACCATCAAGTCGGACGTGTGGTCCTTTGGAATCCTGCTGACTGAGCTCACCACTAAGGGCAGAGTGCCCTATCCTG GGATGGTGAACCGAGAGGTGCTGGACCAGGTAGAGCGGGGCTACCGGATGCCTTGTCCCCCCGAGTGCCCTGAGTCCCTGCATGACCTCATGTGCCAGTGCTGGCGGAAGGAGCCTGAGGAGCGGCCCACCTTCGAGTACCTGCAGGCCTTCCTGGAGGACTACTTTACGTCCACGGAGCCGCAGTACCAGCCGGGGGAGAACCTATAG
- the Src gene encoding proto-oncogene tyrosine-protein kinase Src isoform X2, translating into MGSNKSKPKDASQRRRSLEPAENVHGAGGAFPASQTPSKPASADGHRGPSAAFVPPAAAEPKLFGGFNSSDTVTSPQRAGPLAGGVTTFVALYDYESRTETDLSFKKGERLQIVNNTEGDWWLAHSLSTGQTGYIPSNYVAPSDSIQAEEWYFGKITRRESERLLLNAENPRGTFLVRESETTKGAYCLSVSDFDNAKGLNVKHYKIRKLDSGGFYITSRTQFNSLQQLVAYYSKHADGLCHRLTTVCPTSKPQTQGLAKDAWEIPRESLRLEVKLGQGCFGEVWMGTWNGTTRVAIKTLKPGTMSPEAFLQEAQVMKKLRHEKLVQLYAVVSEEPIYIVTEYMNKGSLLDFLKGETGKYLRLPQLVDMSAQIASGMAYVERMNYVHRDLRAANILVGENLVCKVADFGLARLIEDNEYTARQGAKFPIKWTAPEAALYGRFTIKSDVWSFGILLTELTTKGRVPYPGMVNREVLDQVERGYRMPCPPECPESLHDLMCQCWRKEPEERPTFEYLQAFLEDYFTSTEPQYQPGENL; encoded by the exons ATGGGCAGCAACAAGAGCAAGCCCAAGGACGCCAGCCAGAGGCGCCGCAGCCTGGAGCCCGCGGAGAACGTGCATGGGGCAGGTGGCGCCTTCCCTGCCTCACAGACACCAAGCAAGCCTGCCTCCGCCGATGGCCACCGCGGGCCCAGTGCCGCCTTTGTGCCCCCCGCGGCCGCCGAGCCCAAGCTCTTCGGAGGCTTCAACTCCTCGGACACTGTCACCTCCCCACAAAGGGCGGGGCCCCTGGCAG GTGGGGTGACTACCTTTGTGGCCCTCTATGACTATGAGTCACGGACAGAGACTGACCTGTCCTTCAAGAAAGGGGAGCGGCTGCAGATTGTCAATAACAC AGAGGGAGACTGGTGGCTGGCACACTCGCTGAGCACCGGACAGACCGGTTACATCCCCAGTAACTATGTGGCGCCCTCCGACTCCATCCAGGCTGAGGA GTGGTACTTTGGCAAGATCACTAGACGGGAATCAGAGCGGCTACTTCTCAACGCCGAGAACCCCAGAGGGACCTTCCTCGTGAGGGAGAGTGAGACCACAAAAG GTGCCTACTGCCTCTCTGTATCCGACTTTGACAATGCCAAGGGCCTAAATGTGAAACACTACAAGATCCGGAAACTGGACAGTGGCGGATTCTACATCACCTCCCGCACGCAATTCAACAGCCTGCAGCAGCTTGTGGCTTACTACTCCA AACATGCTGATGGCCTGTGTCACCGTCTCACTACCGTGTGTCCCACATCCAAGCCTCAGACCCAGGGCCTGGCCAAGGATGCGTGGGAGATCCCCCGGGAGTCCCTGCGGCTGGAGGTCAAGCTGGGCCAGGGTTGCTTCGGAGAGGTGTGGATGG GGACCTGGAACGGCACCACGAGGGTTGCCATCAAAACCCTGAAGCCAGGCACCATGTCTCCAGAGGCCTTCCTGCAGGAGGCCCAAgtcatgaagaaactgaggcatgagaAGCTGGTGCAGCTGTATGCCGTGGTGTCAGAAGAACCCATTTACATTGTGACGGAGTACATGAACAAGG ggagTCTGCTGGACTTTCTCAAGGGGGAAACGGGCAAATACTTGCGGCTACCCCAGCTGGTGGACATGTCTGCTCAG ATTGCTTCAGGCATGGCCTATGTGGAGCGGATGAACTATGTGCACCGGGACCTCCGAGCCGCCAATATCCTGGTTGGCGAGAACCTGGTGTGCAAAGTGGCCGACTTTGGGCTGGCCCGGCTCATAGAGGACAACGAATACACAGCTCGGCAAG GTGCCAAATTCCCCATCAAGTGGACCGCCCCTGAAGCGGCTCTGTACGGCAGGTTCACCATCAAGTCGGACGTGTGGTCCTTTGGAATCCTGCTGACTGAGCTCACCACTAAGGGCAGAGTGCCCTATCCTG GGATGGTGAACCGAGAGGTGCTGGACCAGGTAGAGCGGGGCTACCGGATGCCTTGTCCCCCCGAGTGCCCTGAGTCCCTGCATGACCTCATGTGCCAGTGCTGGCGGAAGGAGCCTGAGGAGCGGCCCACCTTCGAGTACCTGCAGGCCTTCCTGGAGGACTACTTTACGTCCACGGAGCCGCAGTACCAGCCGGGGGAGAACCTATAG